A region of the Stutzerimonas stutzeri genome:
TCCAACGGGGCCAAGCCCCGATCTCGACACCATCTGGCGGAGCCTGTCATGCACGAGCTGATTCTGCACCACTATCCCACCTCGCCCTTTGCCGAAAAGGCGCGCCTGATGTTGGGGTTCAAGCAGCTTTCCTGGCGTTCGGTGATGATTCCCCCGGTCATGCCAAAGCCCGATCTGACGGCCCTGACCGGCGGCTATCGGCGCACGCCGGTACTACAGGTCGGCGCCGACATCTATTGCGACACTGCCTTGATCGCGCGTCGCCTGGACGCGGAGAAGGCCACGCCGGCACTGTTCCCCGAAGGCCAGGAGTTCAATGCAGCGACACTTGCCCAATGGGCTGATTCGGTGCTCTTCCTGAATGCCGTAAGCCTGGTGTTCCAGCCTGAATCCATGGCGTTGCGCTTCGCTCAGGTGCCCAAGGAATTCGTCCAGGCCTTCAGCAAGGATCGCGCTCAGCTATTTGCCAATGGCTCGGTGAGCCGCATATCGTTGGAGCAGGCGAAGAACGAGTGGCCGGCCCTGATGGCGCGACTGCAACAGCAGCTAGCGCGTGAGGACGGCGAGTTCCTGTTTGGCGCGGCACCCTCGGTGGCCGATTTTGCTGTTGCGCATTGCCTGTGGTTTCTGCGCGCGACGCCGGTTACCGCGCAGCTAGTGGACGACTATCCCGAGGTCCATGCCTGGCTGGGCAAGGTGCTCGGCGTTGGGCATGGCTCCAGCAGTGAGCTCTCCTCGGAGGACGCGTTGCGCATTGCGCGTGAGGCTGAGCCAGCCCCTGTGCCGGACGAGATTTTCAGCGACCCCAACGGTTTTCGGGAAGGACAGCAGGTGGCTATCGCCGCAGTGGACTACGGCGCTGATCCGGTCGAGGGCGAGCTGGTCTTTGCCGGCGCCGAAGAGCTGATCCTGCGCCGCACCGATGATCGTGCTGGCGTCGTGCAGGTGCATTTTCCGCGCATCGGCTATCGCATCGAGTCGCGCTAGGTACCGCTGTCAGTGCGGCGCCGGTAACGCCGGGCTGCGTAGCT
Encoded here:
- a CDS encoding glutathione S-transferase family protein produces the protein MHELILHHYPTSPFAEKARLMLGFKQLSWRSVMIPPVMPKPDLTALTGGYRRTPVLQVGADIYCDTALIARRLDAEKATPALFPEGQEFNAATLAQWADSVLFLNAVSLVFQPESMALRFAQVPKEFVQAFSKDRAQLFANGSVSRISLEQAKNEWPALMARLQQQLAREDGEFLFGAAPSVADFAVAHCLWFLRATPVTAQLVDDYPEVHAWLGKVLGVGHGSSSELSSEDALRIAREAEPAPVPDEIFSDPNGFREGQQVAIAAVDYGADPVEGELVFAGAEELILRRTDDRAGVVQVHFPRIGYRIESR